A DNA window from Flavisolibacter ginsenosidimutans contains the following coding sequences:
- the folB gene encoding dihydroneopterin aldolase, whose protein sequence is MASFIIQLHGLRFLANHGVFEEERTTGNEFEVNISLKVEVPKETISSLHQTVNYAEVYRITKEIFSTPTPLLETLAQDVAEAIKQAFPSLIKISVQIIKLHPPIVSFTGSVSVIYRKSYVDESRG, encoded by the coding sequence TTGGCTTCTTTCATTATCCAACTTCACGGCCTGCGTTTTCTTGCAAACCACGGTGTGTTTGAAGAGGAGAGGACTACGGGCAATGAATTTGAAGTCAATATTTCTTTGAAAGTGGAGGTACCGAAAGAAACGATTTCATCGCTTCATCAAACCGTCAACTACGCCGAGGTTTATCGCATAACAAAAGAGATTTTCTCAACGCCAACGCCTTTGCTTGAAACGCTTGCGCAGGATGTAGCTGAAGCCATCAAACAGGCTTTTCCTTCTTTAATAAAGATCTCGGTGCAAATTATCAAGCTGCACCCGCCCATTGTTTCTTTTACGGGTTCTGTAAGTGTAATCTACCGGAAATCATACGTGGATGAAAGCCGCGGTTAA
- a CDS encoding lipoprotein signal peptidase — translation MKLRSAISIIALVIVIDQALKFWIKTSFPYGHVMDMGGQRWAQFYFIENPGMAWGMELGGNWGKLILTLFRLAAVTFGSWYLVRIVKQGYSKGFIVCAALIYAGALGNLIDSMFYGMIFEESTYTHIAKAFPAGGGYGGFLHGKVVDMLYFPMIENAHFPDWLPILGGKEFTFFSPIFNIADASISVGVLTLLLFQKRFLHKREVEVNEDTAQPQISSEEAQQMI, via the coding sequence GTGAAGCTACGCTCAGCCATTTCCATCATCGCCCTTGTAATTGTGATTGACCAGGCCCTGAAGTTCTGGATTAAAACCTCTTTCCCTTACGGTCATGTGATGGACATGGGCGGACAGCGTTGGGCGCAGTTTTATTTCATCGAAAATCCTGGCATGGCCTGGGGCATGGAGCTTGGCGGCAATTGGGGTAAACTGATTCTTACACTTTTCCGGTTAGCGGCCGTAACCTTTGGCAGTTGGTACTTGGTGCGCATTGTCAAGCAGGGGTATTCAAAGGGATTTATCGTTTGCGCCGCCTTAATTTATGCCGGCGCTTTGGGCAATTTAATTGACAGCATGTTTTACGGAATGATCTTCGAAGAAAGCACCTACACCCATATTGCTAAAGCCTTTCCTGCAGGCGGCGGTTACGGCGGCTTTTTGCACGGCAAGGTGGTGGACATGCTTTACTTTCCGATGATTGAAAACGCTCACTTCCCGGATTGGCTGCCCATCCTTGGTGGAAAGGAATTTACTTTTTTCTCGCCCATCTTCAACATCGCTGATGCTTCTATTTCAGTCGGTGTACTTACATTGTTGCTGTTTCAAAAACGTTTCTTGCACAAGCGGGAAGTTGAAGTAAACGAAGACACGGCACAACCGCAAATTTCTTCCGAAGAAGCGCAGCAAATGATTTGA
- a CDS encoding sulfite exporter TauE/SafE family protein, with the protein MTVDLFHLALLCLAAFFAGFVDAVVGGGGLIQLPAALVILPSFPVASVVGSLKIPSFTGTGAAVWQYMKKVDMNWKLLAVICTLAFFASYSGSYLLTHVSNAFMKPVLLVVLTVVAVYTYAKKDFGQKEEHDISNDKELQRGIFISLIIGFYDGFIGPGAGSILILAFIALLHFDFLHASAHAKMVNLATNIGSIVLFAAKGNIIWSIALPMAVANSLGGFAGAKLAIAKGNKFIRIFFLVIIVGILIRFCWDVFKF; encoded by the coding sequence GTGACGGTTGATCTCTTTCATTTGGCGCTGCTTTGCCTGGCTGCTTTCTTTGCCGGCTTTGTGGATGCCGTTGTAGGCGGCGGCGGATTAATTCAACTTCCCGCAGCCCTTGTTATCCTTCCTTCTTTCCCGGTGGCTTCAGTTGTTGGCTCGTTGAAGATTCCTTCCTTCACGGGAACGGGTGCGGCCGTTTGGCAATACATGAAAAAAGTTGACATGAATTGGAAGCTGCTTGCGGTTATTTGCACGCTTGCCTTTTTCGCATCATACAGCGGTTCTTACCTGCTTACGCATGTAAGCAATGCCTTTATGAAACCGGTGTTGTTGGTGGTGCTAACCGTCGTCGCCGTTTACACCTACGCCAAAAAAGATTTTGGACAAAAAGAGGAACATGACATTTCGAATGACAAGGAATTGCAACGCGGAATTTTCATTAGCTTAATCATTGGCTTTTACGATGGCTTCATCGGTCCCGGCGCTGGCAGCATTTTAATTCTTGCTTTTATCGCTTTGCTGCACTTTGATTTTTTACACGCATCGGCTCATGCCAAAATGGTAAACCTTGCTACCAACATTGGTTCCATCGTTTTGTTCGCGGCAAAGGGAAACATTATCTGGAGCATTGCCCTGCCAATGGCGGTTGCCAATTCTTTAGGCGGCTTCGCCGGTGCAAAACTGGCCATTGCCAAAGGCAATAAGTTTATCCGCATTTTCTTTTTGGTGATAATTGTTGGAATTCTGATCCGGTTTTGTTGGGACGTGTTTAAGTTTTGA
- a CDS encoding dihydrofolate reductase family protein: MRKIIVLSMISLDGVMQAPGAPGEDTSGGFEYGGWSAPYDDEISGKVMEKLMKPSDLLLGRKTFQIWENYWPDHADYWPGINDVTKYVLSTTMKKSDWKNSVFLNSLPDIEKLKKSDGSDIKVWGSGELVQLLLKNDLVDELWLMIHPLTLGKGKKLFDGGPIPAAFTLIESTVTPSGVIIANYKRAGKVETGTVGS, encoded by the coding sequence ATGAGAAAAATAATCGTCTTGTCAATGATTTCATTGGATGGAGTAATGCAGGCACCCGGTGCACCGGGAGAAGATACATCGGGAGGTTTCGAATACGGAGGTTGGTCTGCACCTTATGACGACGAAATCTCTGGTAAGGTTATGGAAAAACTCATGAAGCCTTCAGATCTTCTTTTGGGCAGAAAGACATTCCAGATATGGGAGAACTACTGGCCGGATCACGCAGATTATTGGCCAGGAATCAACGATGTCACGAAATACGTTTTGTCCACGACGATGAAAAAGTCAGATTGGAAAAATTCAGTTTTCCTCAACAGCCTGCCAGATATCGAAAAGCTAAAAAAATCTGATGGTTCTGATATTAAAGTTTGGGGCAGTGGTGAACTCGTTCAACTGCTACTTAAAAATGATCTGGTGGATGAACTGTGGCTCATGATTCACCCCTTGACTCTTGGCAAAGGAAAAAAGCTATTTGACGGAGGCCCGATTCCGGCAGCGTTTACATTAATAGAAAGTACAGTTACGCCAAGTGGGGTTATTATAGCCAATTACAAGCGAGCTGGAAAAGTGGAGACGGGCACTGTTGGATCTTAA
- a CDS encoding glutamine--tRNA ligase/YqeY domain fusion protein, which translates to MTMIHSFVNSIRRFVIACPNHCAFNYLCPAYKTVMPEEKSLNFIEEIVEKDLESGKYKSIVTRFPPEPNGYLHIGHATSINLNFGLAKKYGGYTNLRFDDTNPATEETEYVESIKEDVRWLGFEWKNEHFASDYFEQLYEFAVRLIKKGLAYVDDSTSEEIAALKGTPTEPGKASPFRERSTEENLRLFEEMREGKHPDGARVLRAKVDMASPNMIMRDPILYRIKHAHHHRTGDKWSIYPMYDMAHPPSDSIEEVTHSLCTMEFVPHRELYDWLLQHLDTFPSHQYEFARRNLSYTVMSKRKLLQLVNEGHVDGWDDPRMPTISGMRRRGYPPEAINEFCERIGIAKRDNLVDVGLLEFCVREHLNKIALRRMVVFDPLKVVITNYTGSNEFLEGEDNPEDDKSESREIPFGKELYIEREDFMENPPKKYFRLFPGGMVRLKHAYIIKCDEAIKDENGNVTELRCTYIPESKSGHDTSGINVKGTLHWVEVTNAITAEVRLYDRLFKVEDPSNEEGDFKDYINADSLQTVATAYAEPALKAAKLAERYQFLRKGYFTLDNKETHGRLVFNRTVTLKDAWAKEQKRN; encoded by the coding sequence ATGACGATGATCCACTCCTTTGTAAACAGCATTCGCCGCTTTGTAATCGCTTGTCCAAACCATTGCGCCTTCAACTATCTTTGCCCCGCTTATAAAACAGTTATGCCGGAAGAAAAGAGCCTGAATTTTATTGAAGAAATCGTTGAAAAAGATTTAGAAAGCGGCAAGTACAAATCCATTGTTACCCGCTTTCCTCCCGAGCCCAACGGGTATTTGCACATTGGCCACGCTACGTCCATCAACCTCAATTTTGGCCTCGCCAAAAAATACGGCGGCTACACCAATCTGCGCTTCGATGATACCAACCCGGCAACGGAAGAAACAGAATACGTGGAGAGCATTAAGGAAGATGTGCGTTGGCTGGGCTTTGAATGGAAGAACGAACATTTTGCATCGGATTATTTTGAGCAGCTTTACGAATTTGCCGTAAGACTTATAAAAAAAGGATTGGCTTATGTGGATGATTCGACTTCGGAAGAAATTGCGGCGCTGAAAGGCACGCCAACAGAGCCTGGAAAGGCCAGCCCTTTTCGCGAAAGAAGCACGGAAGAAAACCTGCGCTTGTTTGAAGAAATGCGCGAAGGCAAACATCCCGACGGCGCAAGAGTGCTTCGGGCAAAAGTTGACATGGCCTCGCCGAACATGATCATGCGTGATCCCATCTTGTACCGCATTAAACACGCACATCACCATCGCACTGGCGATAAATGGTCTATCTATCCGATGTACGACATGGCGCATCCGCCCAGCGACAGCATTGAAGAAGTAACGCATTCGCTCTGCACGATGGAATTTGTGCCGCACCGCGAGTTATACGATTGGCTGTTGCAACACCTCGATACTTTTCCTTCTCACCAATACGAGTTTGCCCGCCGCAATCTTTCCTACACCGTCATGAGCAAGCGCAAACTTTTGCAATTGGTGAACGAAGGACACGTGGACGGCTGGGACGATCCGCGAATGCCCACTATCAGCGGCATGAGGCGCAGGGGCTATCCACCGGAAGCTATCAACGAATTTTGCGAACGCATCGGCATTGCCAAACGCGACAATCTAGTTGACGTGGGCCTTCTTGAATTTTGCGTTCGCGAACACTTAAACAAAATTGCCTTGCGCCGCATGGTAGTTTTTGATCCGTTGAAAGTTGTTATTACCAATTACACGGGTTCAAATGAATTTCTGGAAGGCGAAGACAATCCCGAAGACGACAAGAGCGAAAGCCGCGAAATTCCGTTTGGCAAAGAACTTTACATCGAGCGGGAAGATTTTATGGAGAACCCGCCGAAGAAATATTTCCGCCTGTTTCCCGGTGGCATGGTGCGGCTGAAACACGCTTACATCATTAAATGTGACGAAGCAATTAAAGACGAAAACGGTAACGTTACAGAGTTGCGTTGCACTTATATTCCCGAAAGCAAAAGCGGTCACGACACATCGGGCATTAACGTGAAAGGAACTTTGCACTGGGTGGAAGTAACCAACGCCATCACTGCGGAAGTACGGCTTTACGACCGCTTGTTTAAAGTGGAAGATCCGTCAAACGAAGAGGGCGACTTTAAAGATTACATCAATGCTGATTCTTTACAAACCGTAGCTACTGCTTACGCGGAGCCAGCGTTAAAGGCTGCAAAGCTTGCCGAACGTTACCAGTTTTTGCGCAAAGGCTATTTTACCCTTGACAACAAAGAAACGCACGGCCGTTTGGTATTTAACCGCACGGTAACGTTGAAAGATGCCTGGGCGAAAGAACAGAAGAGGAATTAA
- a CDS encoding DUF4249 domain-containing protein has product MRQQNKSTRLWQLILLSFAVFGFGCEKNIDFKLADEESKLVVEATIENGQPPLVFLSTSLNYFSQISPEILAASVVRGADVFVSNGSKTQKLKQYDIPLAGGYTLSYYSIDSANLSAAFLGELNKSYSLKIVSQGKEYAATTTIPNITKQIDSLWYKPGPPQLDTNKVIVTGRFTDPPGFGDYVRYFTKRNGGPFLPGLNSVFDDLFVDGTTYELQVQAGVDRNQKIKEDDMFFNKGDTVTFKLSNIDKTTYNFWRTMEFSYQSIGNPFSTPVKVLGNISNNALGYFGGYASQYRTLVIKK; this is encoded by the coding sequence ATGCGCCAGCAAAACAAGAGCACGAGATTGTGGCAATTGATTCTTTTATCTTTCGCCGTATTTGGCTTTGGCTGCGAAAAGAACATAGATTTTAAATTGGCCGATGAAGAATCCAAACTTGTCGTAGAGGCCACCATCGAAAACGGCCAGCCGCCACTTGTATTTCTTTCCACTTCCCTGAATTATTTCTCGCAGATTTCACCAGAAATTTTAGCGGCCAGCGTTGTGCGTGGCGCGGATGTTTTTGTTTCAAACGGAAGCAAAACGCAGAAGCTGAAACAATACGATATTCCGCTTGCCGGCGGCTACACACTTTCGTATTACTCGATTGACTCCGCCAATTTATCCGCCGCTTTTTTAGGCGAATTAAACAAAAGCTATTCGCTAAAAATTGTTTCGCAAGGAAAAGAATACGCGGCCACTACCACCATTCCAAACATCACCAAACAAATTGATTCGCTTTGGTACAAGCCCGGTCCGCCGCAATTAGATACGAACAAAGTAATTGTAACGGGGCGCTTTACCGATCCGCCCGGCTTTGGCGATTACGTTCGGTATTTCACCAAACGAAACGGCGGCCCTTTCTTGCCCGGACTAAACTCGGTGTTTGATGATTTGTTTGTGGACGGAACGACTTACGAATTACAAGTGCAAGCCGGTGTTGACAGGAACCAAAAGATAAAAGAAGACGATATGTTTTTCAACAAAGGCGATACCGTTACGTTTAAGTTGAGCAATATTGACAAGACGACTTATAATTTTTGGCGAACGATGGAGTTCTCGTATCAATCCATTGGCAATCCTTTTTCAACTCCGGTAAAAGTATTGGGCAATATTTCCAACAACGCATTGGGATATTTCGGGGGTTACGCATCGCAATACCGTACGCTGGTGATAAAGAAATAG
- a CDS encoding acyltransferase family protein: MLQTVKNNQHDRPLTAQPKTLHLPGLNGLRAIAALAVLATHITEGLREFQLPLLMGTSPGDHPIVPMAGGYGVVIFFTLSGFLITYLLLAEKQKQTVDIKKFYVRRILRIWPLYYLYLALVFICLFCFKQAYPPVLPYYLLFAANVPYLLRTPLPFAQHYWSLGVEEQFYLFWPWLVKKWNKSLLTVILSLIALILIAKLSIHFFFHLDWGQIVIDGFAFHCMMIGGATAILYKNGNSLFLKLTDNKISQTVAWLFILAVLINRFHIASILDREIISVVTAVIIIGQVNTKNRLINLEQKGFDFLGKISFGIYIYHPLVIFLTSKLLGPLAMPALPKYLLVYLTVSGLTILIAHLSYNYFESYFLRLKERFAVVKSAATKEAKELRMPRKTEPFQQSTESN, translated from the coding sequence ATGCTTCAAACAGTGAAAAACAACCAACATGACCGTCCTCTCACGGCTCAACCAAAAACACTGCATCTTCCAGGCCTAAATGGCCTCCGGGCAATTGCGGCACTTGCGGTTTTAGCTACCCACATAACGGAAGGATTACGGGAATTTCAATTGCCTCTTTTAATGGGTACTTCGCCCGGCGATCATCCAATCGTGCCGATGGCCGGTGGTTATGGCGTTGTCATTTTCTTCACGCTAAGCGGCTTTCTTATCACCTATTTGTTGTTAGCGGAAAAGCAAAAACAGACTGTTGATATAAAGAAATTTTACGTTCGCCGCATTTTGCGCATCTGGCCGCTATATTATCTCTATCTCGCTTTGGTTTTTATCTGCTTGTTTTGTTTTAAACAGGCCTATCCGCCTGTCCTGCCTTACTATCTTCTGTTCGCTGCGAATGTCCCTTACCTTTTGCGTACGCCTTTGCCCTTTGCTCAGCATTATTGGTCACTGGGTGTCGAGGAACAATTCTATTTGTTTTGGCCCTGGCTTGTAAAGAAGTGGAACAAAAGCTTGCTAACCGTTATTCTTTCCCTGATTGCACTAATTCTGATTGCAAAGCTTTCCATCCACTTTTTTTTCCATTTGGATTGGGGACAAATCGTCATTGATGGATTTGCCTTTCATTGCATGATGATTGGCGGTGCTACCGCGATTTTATACAAAAATGGAAATTCACTTTTTTTAAAATTAACGGACAACAAAATCTCGCAGACTGTCGCATGGCTTTTTATCCTGGCAGTTCTAATTAATCGCTTCCATATTGCTTCAATTCTTGACCGGGAGATCATTTCTGTAGTAACCGCCGTCATCATCATCGGTCAGGTCAATACTAAAAACAGGTTGATCAACCTGGAACAAAAAGGCTTTGATTTTCTGGGTAAAATTTCCTTTGGCATTTACATTTATCACCCGCTGGTTATTTTCCTGACGTCAAAACTTCTTGGGCCTTTGGCAATGCCCGCTTTGCCTAAATACCTATTGGTTTACTTAACCGTTTCCGGCTTAACCATTCTGATTGCGCATTTATCGTATAATTATTTCGAAAGCTACTTCCTCAGGTTAAAAGAACGGTTTGCGGTGGTAAAAAGTGCTGCCACAAAAGAGGCAAAAGAATTGCGAATGCCGCGAAAAACAGAACCCTTTCAGCAAAGTACTGAATCGAATTAA
- a CDS encoding zinc-dependent metalloprotease, producing MNFRLAVAMATGSLFFSAAGFAQNVPTTPPPTSATTTTPPGFPGFNRPVNTGPKPYNEIITSKAKTDKGLFTTHKVEDKFYFEIPDSLLGREILVVNRIAKAPAGPRAGFTGYAGDQVGENVITFEKGPNNRLFLRSSSFNEAGRDSLGMYQSVRNSNLSPIAASFDIKAFSNDSVTHAKGTVIEMTDYFMGDNDILFFEAPVKRALGLNAYQRENSYVDDLRSFPNNIEVKTVKTYMRTPTPAGGISFGPPSAGSPATFELNSSLILLPKMPMKARYFDPRVGYFATSFTDFDANPQGIEKIRMITRWRLEPKPEDREKYLRGELVEPAKPIVYYIDPATPKKWVPYLIQGVNDWQKAFEKAGFKNAIVAKEAPANDPEWSLDDARHSAIVYKPSDIPNASGPNVHDPRSGEILESHINWYHNVMSLVRDWYFIQTAAVDPRARQLVFPDSLMGQLIRFVSSHEVGHTLGLRHNYGSSSTVPVEKLRNKAFVEANGHTPSIMDYARFNYVAQPEDNITDKGLFPRIGDYDKWAIEWGYKWMPQYKTPGAEEAFLNKWVMDSLKANKRLWFGTETDPDDPRAQNEDLGDDAMKASAYGIKNLKRIIVKLPEWTKETDKDYTDLTNMYGQLVTQFTRYMGHVAKNIGGVETTPKMQEEPGRVVVFTPKAKQKEAMAFLQEQLFTTPTWLIQKNIAGLTGTNALTTINGVQSSVLSRLLSNGTFNKLFRYEASGETNAYTATEMISDLRKSIWSELSARKPINIYRRNLQKVFVERLINNLKGDDNAVPAAFAAFGITSPTYSKTTDALSIVKAQLRTLQSEIRAALPEYKDAASRAHLQDVNDRITEALNPKK from the coding sequence ATGAATTTTCGCCTTGCCGTTGCCATGGCAACCGGTTCCCTTTTTTTCAGTGCCGCAGGATTTGCACAGAACGTACCCACAACACCGCCACCCACAAGTGCCACTACTACGACGCCGCCGGGTTTTCCAGGTTTCAATCGTCCTGTCAACACCGGCCCCAAGCCTTACAACGAAATCATCACGTCAAAAGCAAAAACTGACAAGGGTTTGTTTACGACGCATAAAGTAGAGGACAAGTTTTACTTTGAAATTCCCGACTCCCTGTTGGGCCGTGAGATTCTTGTTGTGAACCGCATTGCTAAAGCGCCGGCGGGGCCACGAGCCGGGTTTACGGGTTATGCCGGCGACCAGGTTGGTGAAAACGTCATCACCTTTGAAAAAGGTCCGAACAACAGGCTCTTTTTGCGCAGCAGTTCGTTTAACGAAGCCGGCCGCGACTCGCTGGGCATGTACCAATCGGTGCGCAACTCAAACCTTTCGCCCATTGCCGCTTCGTTTGATATCAAAGCCTTTTCAAACGATTCGGTTACCCACGCAAAAGGAACTGTTATTGAAATGACCGATTATTTCATGGGCGATAACGACATCCTTTTCTTTGAAGCACCTGTGAAAAGAGCGTTGGGTTTAAACGCTTATCAACGTGAAAACTCTTACGTTGATGACTTGCGTTCTTTCCCCAACAATATTGAGGTAAAAACGGTGAAGACCTACATGCGAACACCTACGCCTGCTGGCGGAATCAGTTTTGGCCCGCCGTCGGCAGGTTCACCGGCAACGTTTGAGCTAAACAGCTCGTTGATCCTTCTTCCCAAGATGCCGATGAAGGCAAGATATTTTGATCCGCGTGTGGGTTATTTTGCCACCTCCTTTACCGACTTTGATGCCAATCCGCAGGGCATTGAAAAGATCCGCATGATCACCCGCTGGCGCCTGGAACCTAAGCCCGAAGACCGTGAAAAATACTTGCGCGGCGAACTGGTAGAACCCGCAAAACCCATTGTGTATTACATTGATCCGGCTACGCCCAAAAAATGGGTTCCGTATCTGATCCAAGGAGTAAACGACTGGCAAAAGGCTTTTGAAAAAGCCGGTTTTAAAAATGCCATCGTTGCCAAAGAAGCACCGGCAAACGACCCCGAATGGAGCCTCGATGACGCACGTCATTCGGCCATTGTGTATAAACCTTCTGACATTCCAAATGCCAGCGGGCCAAACGTACACGATCCGCGAAGTGGAGAGATTCTGGAATCGCACATAAACTGGTACCACAACGTGATGAGCCTTGTGCGAGACTGGTATTTTATTCAAACCGCTGCCGTTGACCCGCGTGCAAGGCAATTGGTTTTCCCTGATTCGCTGATGGGACAATTGATTCGCTTTGTGTCTTCGCACGAAGTAGGCCATACGCTTGGACTGCGTCACAATTACGGATCGTCTTCTACCGTGCCCGTGGAAAAGCTGCGCAACAAAGCCTTTGTAGAAGCCAACGGCCATACGCCTTCCATTATGGATTATGCCCGCTTTAATTACGTGGCGCAACCGGAGGACAACATCACTGACAAAGGCCTTTTCCCGCGCATTGGCGATTACGATAAGTGGGCCATTGAGTGGGGCTATAAATGGATGCCACAATACAAAACACCCGGGGCCGAAGAAGCGTTTTTAAACAAATGGGTGATGGACAGTTTAAAAGCAAACAAACGCCTTTGGTTTGGCACCGAAACCGATCCTGACGATCCTCGTGCACAAAACGAAGACCTTGGCGACGATGCAATGAAGGCAAGCGCTTACGGCATTAAAAATTTAAAGCGCATTATTGTAAAACTGCCTGAATGGACAAAAGAAACCGATAAAGATTACACAGATTTGACCAACATGTACGGACAGTTGGTAACGCAGTTTACCCGGTACATGGGACACGTTGCCAAAAACATTGGCGGCGTAGAAACGACACCGAAAATGCAGGAAGAACCGGGTAGGGTAGTAGTGTTCACGCCCAAAGCAAAACAAAAAGAAGCCATGGCGTTTTTACAAGAGCAGTTATTTACAACACCCACCTGGCTGATTCAAAAAAACATTGCGGGCCTTACCGGAACAAACGCACTCACCACAATTAACGGCGTACAAAGCAGTGTGTTGAGCCGGTTGTTGAGCAACGGTACCTTTAACAAATTGTTTCGCTACGAAGCCAGCGGTGAAACGAATGCTTACACCGCTACCGAAATGATCAGCGATTTGCGCAAGAGCATTTGGAGCGAACTATCAGCCCGCAAGCCGATTAACATTTACCGCCGCAACTTGCAAAAGGTTTTTGTTGAGCGCTTGATCAATAATTTGAAAGGCGACGACAACGCTGTTCCCGCTGCCTTTGCCGCCTTTGGCATTACTTCGCCCACCTACAGCAAAACCACCGATGCGCTTTCCATTGTGAAGGCGCAGTTGCGAACTTTGCAAAGCGAGATTCGGGCTGCCTTACCGGAGTATAAAGATGCGGCCAGCCGTGCGCATTTGCAGGATGTGAACGACCGCATTACCGAAGCACTCAATCCGAAGAAATAA
- a CDS encoding DUF4625 domain-containing protein, with the protein MKRNLPVLALFIVLFSGCKKDHGEAPDTTPPVIMLISPSNNQGFALGQSISIVASISDQSKIEEIHLEIINATTGAFLIHEHYVPDSSIYKLASSYTAASAATYKIKVEADDAKGNSSETEVSVKVN; encoded by the coding sequence ATGAAAAGAAATCTTCCAGTCCTTGCACTTTTTATTGTGTTGTTTTCCGGCTGCAAAAAGGACCACGGCGAAGCGCCGGATACAACGCCGCCGGTTATCATGCTGATTTCTCCATCCAATAATCAGGGTTTTGCATTAGGCCAGAGCATTTCAATAGTTGCAAGCATCAGCGATCAATCTAAAATTGAAGAAATACACCTGGAAATAATCAACGCAACCACCGGCGCGTTTCTCATTCACGAACATTACGTCCCCGACAGCTCTATTTACAAATTAGCAAGCAGCTATACCGCAGCATCGGCAGCTACTTATAAAATAAAAGTGGAAGCCGATGATGCAAAAGGCAACAGTTCTGAAACAGAAGTCAGCGTGAAGGTTAATTAG
- the trxB gene encoding thioredoxin-disulfide reductase translates to MDNQQAERTHLLIIGSGPAGYTAAIYAARANLKPMLYQGIQPGGQLTITTEVENYPGFPEGIQGPELMIHFEKQAQRMGADLRYGLATKVDFSTQPYKVWIDEEKLIEADAVIIATGASAKWLNIESEQRLNGYGVSACAVCDGFFFRGKEVAIVGAGDTAAEEALYLSKLCSTVHMLIRREEMRASKVMQERVKNTANIKIYWNTETDEILGDKTVEAVRIKNRKSGEMHEIAVKGFFVAIGHNPNSEVFKPFLNMDEAGYILTQPGTAKTNVEGVFAAGDVQDKIYRQAVTAAGSGCMAALDAERYLSEKGL, encoded by the coding sequence ATGGACAATCAACAAGCAGAACGGACGCATTTATTGATTATCGGTTCGGGCCCGGCGGGCTACACGGCGGCTATCTATGCGGCAAGAGCCAATTTGAAACCCATGCTTTACCAGGGCATTCAGCCCGGCGGGCAACTGACCATCACTACCGAAGTAGAAAACTATCCAGGTTTTCCCGAAGGCATTCAAGGGCCGGAACTCATGATTCATTTTGAAAAGCAGGCGCAGCGAATGGGCGCTGATTTGCGCTACGGCCTTGCGACCAAGGTGGACTTCTCCACACAGCCCTATAAGGTTTGGATTGACGAAGAAAAACTCATTGAAGCCGACGCGGTGATTATTGCGACGGGTGCTTCGGCCAAATGGTTGAACATTGAAAGTGAACAGCGGCTCAACGGTTATGGTGTGAGTGCCTGTGCGGTTTGCGACGGCTTTTTCTTTCGCGGAAAAGAAGTAGCGATTGTGGGCGCCGGCGATACAGCCGCAGAAGAAGCGCTTTATCTGTCGAAGCTTTGCTCGACCGTGCACATGCTTATACGCAGAGAGGAAATGCGGGCTTCAAAAGTGATGCAGGAAAGAGTAAAGAACACAGCCAACATCAAGATTTACTGGAACACTGAAACGGACGAAATTCTTGGTGATAAAACCGTGGAAGCAGTACGCATTAAAAATCGCAAAAGCGGCGAGATGCACGAGATTGCCGTAAAAGGATTCTTTGTTGCCATTGGCCACAATCCCAATTCAGAGGTCTTCAAACCCTTTCTTAACATGGATGAAGCGGGTTATATTCTTACGCAACCCGGAACGGCCAAGACCAACGTCGAAGGTGTGTTTGCTGCCGGCGACGTGCAGGATAAAATTTACCGGCAGGCCGTTACGGCTGCGGGTTCGGGCTGTATGGCGGCCTTAGATGCCGAACGGTATCTAAGCGAAAAAGGTTTGTAA